One Algibacter sp. L3A6 genomic region harbors:
- a CDS encoding DUF2490 domain-containing protein — MPHIKTLLFLTLIFINFEAFSQEHFSALGETSFGLNKKVSDTYGINFTLRSRYFLYKDEQLKYNQQQVDLYHFSKLKLDKRHDLSLGAYYRTRDPFDSGSNELRFTQQFTYKKKNPNMRFSHRLRAEQRFLKNKTIFRERYRFSLNLPINNDTYFIGALEGLLSLTKQTTLELDERSTAQLGWLLSDNLKLQAGLEHRLETFNIEPQHYVFVLTTAVINI; from the coding sequence ATGCCCCATATTAAAACACTCCTCTTTTTAACTCTCATATTTATAAATTTTGAAGCTTTTTCTCAAGAACATTTTAGCGCTTTAGGAGAAACAAGTTTTGGCTTAAATAAAAAGGTTTCCGATACTTACGGAATCAATTTTACGCTAAGATCTCGATATTTTCTTTATAAAGACGAACAATTAAAATACAACCAACAACAAGTCGACCTCTATCACTTTTCAAAATTAAAACTAGATAAACGTCACGATTTAAGTTTAGGTGCTTACTACAGAACAAGAGACCCGTTTGATAGTGGTAGCAACGAGTTACGCTTTACTCAGCAATTCACTTACAAAAAGAAAAACCCCAATATGCGGTTTAGCCATAGACTTAGAGCCGAACAGCGCTTTCTAAAAAATAAAACTATTTTTAGAGAACGCTATCGCTTTTCTTTAAACTTACCCATAAATAATGATACTTATTTTATTGGAGCACTAGAAGGTTTATTAAGTTTAACTAAACAAACAACTTTGGAATTAGACGAACGCTCTACAGCACAACTTGGTTGGTTATTGAGTGATAATTTAAAACTACAAGCAGGTTTAGAGCATCGATTGGAAACTTTTAATATAGAACCTCAACATTACGTTTTTGTTTTAACAACAGCTGTTATAAACATTTAG
- a CDS encoding DNA-3-methyladenine glycosylase I, with product MTKHRCGWCEGDALYEAYHDEEWGIPVYDDATLFEFLILETFQAGLSWITILRKRENFRKAFDNFDYKKIATYSQDKMDDLLLDAGIIRNKLKVKATVTNAQAFLKIQEEFGSFSKYIWEFVDGKPIKNSVDIYKNAPPNTPLSDALSKDLKKRGFKFVGSTVVYAHMQATGMVNDHETKCFRYSEV from the coding sequence ATGACAAAACACCGATGCGGATGGTGCGAAGGCGATGCTTTATATGAAGCTTACCACGATGAAGAATGGGGTATTCCCGTTTATGATGATGCTACACTTTTTGAGTTTTTAATTTTAGAAACTTTCCAAGCGGGATTAAGTTGGATTACCATATTACGAAAACGAGAAAACTTCAGGAAAGCTTTTGATAATTTCGACTATAAAAAAATTGCAACATACAGTCAAGATAAAATGGACGATTTACTTTTAGATGCTGGTATAATTCGTAATAAATTAAAAGTTAAAGCTACCGTTACCAATGCTCAAGCTTTTTTAAAAATTCAGGAAGAATTTGGGAGTTTTAGTAAATACATTTGGGAATTTGTAGATGGTAAACCTATTAAAAACAGTGTTGATATATACAAAAATGCACCACCAAACACACCGCTTAGTGATGCCTTAAGTAAAGATTTAAAAAAGCGTGGTTTTAAATTTGTTGGTAGCACGGTTGTTTATGCACATATGCAGGCTACAGGAATGGTTAACGACCACGAAACAAAATGTTTTAGGTACTCGGAAGTTTAA
- a CDS encoding thioredoxin family protein — translation MSNSIINSGLKNSVTYQAYRDLVKNLVEENASTGPVQNDDLANYTRLNDKRMKRWDKTIKITEDDRKKIEAFDKKSTWLVITESWCGDAAHVLPAINKMAELNDNIDMKVVLRDENLELIDAFLTNGGRAIPKVIMIDDATGEVLNTFGPRPSEATNLVNRFKAENGGLTPEFKEDLQHWYNKDKGQNIIKDVAKILTEVSPVNVA, via the coding sequence ATGAGTAACTCAATTATAAATTCCGGATTAAAAAACAGTGTAACTTACCAAGCTTACAGAGATTTGGTTAAAAACCTGGTAGAAGAAAATGCAAGTACAGGCCCTGTGCAAAATGACGATTTGGCTAACTATACAAGGCTTAATGATAAGCGTATGAAACGATGGGACAAAACTATTAAAATTACTGAAGACGATAGAAAAAAAATAGAAGCTTTTGATAAAAAATCGACTTGGTTAGTTATTACAGAAAGCTGGTGTGGCGATGCTGCCCATGTTTTACCTGCTATTAATAAAATGGCAGAGTTGAATGATAATATTGATATGAAAGTGGTGCTTCGTGATGAAAATCTAGAACTTATCGATGCGTTTTTAACTAATGGTGGTCGTGCAATACCTAAAGTTATCATGATTGATGATGCTACAGGTGAAGTTTTAAACACCTTTGGACCAAGACCAAGTGAAGCAACTAATTTAGTGAATAGATTTAAAGCTGAAAATGGTGGCTTAACACCAGAGTTTAAAGAAGATTTACAACATTGGTATAATAAAGACAAAGGACAAAATATTATTAAGGATGTCGCTAAAATACTTACGGAAGTAAGCCCTGTTAATGTGGCTTAA
- a CDS encoding energy transducer TonB → MNLTDQHKALLITLLISGTVVLTIFNMGLKLQNELAAESYYELEPEKELTIEDVKTLEALEKLNKTKAETNSAFNETQKSKHFAQAYTTVAPPEDYVPQSQSNEESTDESYIKKYETIDSKLDKDQLSSFNKVNDLLKKQKDEANNSKSTISFSLSNREKIYIPIPVYLCEVDGKVVVNIKVNSSGNVTDAYLNRSSNSSNDCLIKHALEYAKKSRFSSDGSKASQIGSITFNFVGKH, encoded by the coding sequence TTGAACCTAACAGATCAACATAAAGCCCTACTTATTACGCTCCTAATTTCAGGAACCGTAGTGCTTACTATATTCAATATGGGCCTTAAACTGCAGAATGAATTAGCTGCCGAAAGTTACTACGAACTAGAACCCGAAAAAGAACTTACTATAGAAGACGTTAAAACACTTGAAGCGCTCGAAAAGCTTAATAAAACTAAAGCAGAGACTAATTCGGCCTTTAACGAAACGCAAAAAAGCAAACATTTTGCGCAAGCTTATACAACGGTTGCACCACCCGAAGATTATGTACCGCAAAGCCAAAGCAACGAGGAAAGTACTGATGAATCATACATTAAAAAATATGAGACTATAGACTCTAAACTTGATAAAGACCAGCTATCATCTTTCAATAAAGTAAACGACTTACTTAAAAAACAAAAAGACGAAGCTAATAACTCAAAAAGTACCATAAGCTTTTCGCTTTCTAATCGCGAAAAAATCTACATCCCTATTCCTGTTTATCTATGTGAAGTTGATGGTAAAGTAGTTGTAAATATTAAAGTAAATTCTAGCGGAAATGTTACCGATGCATATTTAAACAGATCGTCCAACTCATCGAACGATTGTTTAATCAAACATGCCTTGGAATACGCTAAAAAATCGAGATTTAGTAGCGATGGCTCCAAGGCATCTCAAATTGGAAGTATTACTTTTAATTTCGTAGGGAAGCATTAA
- the truB gene encoding tRNA pseudouridine(55) synthase TruB, with translation MKTVDDYQAGEVLLIDKPLNWTSFQVVNKLRWEIRQAFNIKKIKVGHAGTLDPLATGLLVICTGKMTKQIDTFQGQIKEYTGTFVLGGTTPSYDLETEINETFETAHITEDLIHSTTAQFTGDIEQFPPIFSALKKDGKRLYEYARAGETVEIKSRKVQVSEFEITKINDLNIDFRIVCSKGTYIRSLAHDFGKALQSGAHLSALRRTKIGDFNVAKGESIEDFIASLKV, from the coding sequence ATGAAAACTGTTGACGATTACCAAGCTGGAGAAGTACTATTAATTGATAAACCTCTAAACTGGACTTCTTTTCAGGTGGTGAATAAACTACGTTGGGAAATACGCCAAGCTTTCAACATAAAAAAAATAAAAGTTGGTCATGCCGGAACTTTAGATCCTTTAGCCACAGGTTTATTGGTGATTTGTACCGGAAAGATGACCAAACAAATTGACACCTTTCAAGGTCAAATAAAAGAATATACAGGTACATTTGTTTTAGGTGGCACTACGCCATCTTACGATTTGGAAACCGAGATAAATGAAACCTTTGAAACCGCACATATTACCGAAGATTTAATACACAGTACTACTGCGCAATTTACAGGTGATATTGAACAATTCCCGCCTATATTTTCAGCATTAAAAAAAGACGGAAAACGTCTATATGAATACGCTCGCGCAGGAGAAACGGTTGAAATTAAATCGAGAAAAGTGCAAGTTTCTGAATTCGAAATCACAAAAATTAATGATTTAAATATTGATTTCAGAATTGTTTGCAGCAAAGGAACTTATATACGCTCTCTAGCTCACGACTTTGGAAAAGCATTGCAATCTGGCGCTCATTTATCGGCATTGCGCAGAACCAAAATTGGTGACTTCAATGTTGCAAAGGGAGAATCTATCGAAGACTTCATTGCATCCTTAAAAGTCTAG
- a CDS encoding undecaprenyl-diphosphate phosphatase, translated as MEIIDAIILGIIQGLTEFLPVSSSGHLELGKAILGDNSVPEESLLFTVVLHFATALSTIVIFRKDILSLIKSALKFEWNEDLQFISKIAISMIPAVIVGLFFEEQLESLFGGNILLVGCMLIVTAILLYLADKAKDTDKNVTFKNAFIIGISQAIAMLPGISRSGATISTSVLLGNDKTKAARFSFLMVVPLIFGKIAKDLLSGDLTYDSGNFTALSIGFVAAFVAGLFACTWMISLVKKSKLSYFAIYCLAVGVIAIIYALLN; from the coding sequence ATGGAAATAATAGATGCAATTATACTCGGTATTATTCAGGGACTTACCGAATTTTTACCCGTTTCGTCAAGTGGACATTTAGAACTAGGAAAAGCCATTTTGGGCGATAATTCTGTTCCGGAAGAAAGTTTACTTTTTACTGTAGTACTTCACTTTGCAACAGCATTAAGTACGATAGTTATTTTTAGAAAAGATATTTTAAGCTTGATAAAAAGCGCTCTAAAATTTGAATGGAACGAAGATTTACAGTTTATTTCTAAAATTGCAATTTCCATGATTCCAGCAGTTATTGTTGGTTTATTTTTTGAAGAACAACTAGAATCTCTTTTTGGAGGTAATATTTTACTCGTAGGTTGCATGCTTATTGTAACCGCTATTTTATTATACTTAGCCGATAAAGCTAAAGACACCGACAAAAACGTGACTTTTAAAAACGCATTTATTATTGGTATATCTCAAGCTATTGCAATGTTACCAGGTATTTCGCGTTCTGGAGCAACAATTTCCACATCGGTTTTATTAGGAAACGATAAAACAAAAGCAGCGCGTTTTTCATTTTTAATGGTTGTGCCTTTAATTTTTGGAAAAATAGCAAAAGACCTTTTAAGTGGTGATTTAACTTATGATAGCGGAAACTTTACTGCGCTTTCCATTGGTTTTGTAGCAGCATTTGTTGCTGGTTTATTTGCTTGTACTTGGATGATTTCTTTAGTGAAGAAAAGTAAATTATCATATTTTGCTATCTATTGCTTAGCGGTAGGAGTTATTGCTATTATTTACGCTTTATTAAATTAA
- a CDS encoding glycerate kinase: protein MKIVLAPDKFKNSLTGMQFCQAVEAGIHAVNPDIGILKLPLADGGDGTIEVVNFYLNGQVVEVDVSNPFFEPIKANYLYAEASKTAFIEMAEASGLKLLKRKDFDCKNATTLGTGDMILDALNKGARTIILGIGGSATNDCGIGMATALDYRFLDEKGKEVVPTGFNLLNITSIDATNVHPNISEVNFKIACDVTNPLYGEDGAAYIYATQKGAKARDVILLDDGLKSFAKILQSIFGVDAQSIQGAGAAGGMGIASKVFLNGTLERGIELIKDLAQFDKQLHGADWIITGEGKLDTQTMSGKTIQGVLSSAKAKQIKVAAFCGSIDLENDNAKDFGIEYTDAVIKYSKSLNDAMKNSYGYVEKMATTFARQL, encoded by the coding sequence ATGAAAATTGTACTCGCACCCGATAAATTTAAAAATTCTTTAACCGGTATGCAGTTTTGTCAAGCTGTTGAGGCTGGTATTCATGCTGTAAATCCAGACATTGGTATTTTAAAGTTACCACTTGCCGACGGAGGAGATGGTACTATTGAGGTGGTTAATTTTTATTTAAATGGACAGGTTGTTGAGGTCGATGTTAGTAATCCGTTTTTTGAACCTATAAAAGCGAATTATCTCTATGCTGAAGCGTCTAAAACAGCTTTTATTGAAATGGCTGAAGCTTCGGGTTTAAAACTTTTAAAACGTAAGGATTTCGATTGTAAAAATGCCACCACACTCGGTACAGGAGATATGATTTTGGATGCTTTAAATAAAGGCGCTAGAACTATTATTTTAGGTATTGGAGGTAGTGCAACCAACGATTGTGGTATTGGTATGGCAACAGCTTTAGACTATCGTTTTTTAGATGAAAAAGGAAAGGAAGTTGTGCCTACGGGATTTAATTTATTAAATATTACGTCTATTGATGCCACTAATGTACATCCTAATATTAGCGAAGTTAATTTTAAAATAGCCTGCGATGTTACCAATCCGTTGTACGGAGAAGATGGTGCGGCTTATATTTATGCAACTCAAAAAGGAGCAAAGGCACGCGATGTTATTTTATTGGACGATGGCTTAAAATCTTTTGCTAAAATATTACAATCTATTTTTGGTGTCGATGCGCAAAGTATTCAAGGTGCAGGTGCTGCCGGCGGCATGGGGATTGCTTCAAAAGTGTTTTTAAATGGTACGTTAGAGCGTGGTATTGAGCTTATAAAAGACTTAGCTCAGTTTGATAAGCAATTGCATGGTGCCGATTGGATTATTACAGGGGAAGGCAAGCTAGATACGCAAACCATGTCTGGAAAAACAATACAAGGCGTGCTATCTTCCGCGAAAGCGAAACAAATAAAAGTCGCTGCCTTTTGTGGATCTATAGATTTAGAAAATGATAACGCTAAAGATTTCGGGATAGAATATACCGATGCCGTTATTAAGTATTCGAAAAGTTTAAATGATGCTATGAAAAATAGCTATGGCTATGTAGAAAAAATGGCAACTACGTTTGCTAGACAATTATAA
- a CDS encoding DUF3098 domain-containing protein encodes MEDKKQKEVAKATFVFGKKNYKFMFIGLAIIALGFILMSGGGSDDPAVFNPEIFSWRRIRLAPMLILIGFGFQVYAILLNPNKK; translated from the coding sequence ATGGAAGATAAAAAACAAAAAGAAGTAGCAAAAGCCACCTTTGTATTTGGCAAGAAAAACTATAAATTCATGTTTATTGGTTTAGCAATTATTGCTCTTGGTTTTATTTTAATGTCTGGTGGTGGTAGCGACGATCCTGCAGTTTTTAATCCAGAAATTTTTAGCTGGAGACGTATCCGTTTGGCACCAATGCTTATTCTTATTGGGTTTGGCTTTCAAGTTTATGCCATTTTATTAAATCCGAATAAAAAGTAA
- a CDS encoding cell division protein FtsX — translation MSSSFEKHQKRRLISSYFSVVLSIALVLFLLGLLGMLVLNAKKVSDHFKEQVVLTIYLKDSAKEVETKQLEKSLAMADYVKSTEYVSKEQAAEFMKAENGEDFMDFVGYNPLQNSIDVHLKADFVTSEHLEKISAEALHKNFVEEVTYDNDLVNLMNDNVKKISFWVLVISGIFTLIAVLLINSSIRLAVYSKRFTIKTMQMVGATKRFIRRPFVWKSVRLGIIGAILALIGMAVVLYYLNKTFAELELLSNPILIAVLFGVIFALGILITWISTHFATQRFLNLKTDELYY, via the coding sequence ATGAGTTCATCTTTTGAAAAACATCAAAAACGCAGACTAATATCATCGTACTTTTCGGTGGTTTTAAGTATTGCCTTAGTTTTATTTTTACTAGGCCTGTTGGGTATGTTGGTTTTAAATGCTAAAAAAGTATCTGATCATTTTAAAGAACAAGTAGTACTTACTATTTACTTGAAAGATTCGGCTAAAGAGGTTGAAACCAAACAACTTGAAAAAAGTTTGGCTATGGCCGATTATGTAAAATCTACCGAATACGTTTCTAAAGAACAAGCTGCTGAATTTATGAAAGCAGAAAACGGTGAAGATTTTATGGATTTTGTGGGCTATAACCCTTTACAGAACTCGATTGATGTACACTTAAAAGCAGACTTTGTAACCTCGGAACACCTTGAAAAAATTTCTGCGGAAGCGTTACATAAAAACTTTGTAGAAGAAGTAACTTATGATAACGACCTAGTAAACCTCATGAACGACAACGTTAAAAAAATTAGTTTTTGGGTTTTAGTTATCAGTGGTATTTTTACTTTAATTGCGGTATTATTGATAAATAGTTCTATTCGTTTGGCAGTATATTCTAAACGATTTACAATAAAAACCATGCAAATGGTAGGCGCTACAAAACGCTTTATTCGCCGTCCGTTTGTTTGGAAAAGCGTACGTTTAGGTATTATTGGCGCTATATTAGCCTTAATAGGTATGGCCGTTGTATTGTATTATTTAAACAAAACTTTTGCCGAATTAGAACTACTAAGCAACCCGATTTTAATAGCTGTTTTATTTGGCGTTATTTTCGCGCTAGGTATTTTAATAACTTGGATAAGCACACATTTTGCAACACAACGTTTCTTAAATTTAAAAACAGACGAGCTGTATTATTAG
- a CDS encoding DMT family transporter — MNANIYKAHFALFGANVIYGLNYIIAKGIMPHKISPTAFVFIRLACCVVLFWALKFMFVKEKVERKDFLRLALCGLLGAAANMLFFFHGINKTSPVDASIIMTVTPVLVFIFSFFILKERMTKNKFIGTVIAGIAAIFLIAYGNKSEGTSSLLGNFLVFCNAASYGLYLVVAKTLMRKYNALTVICWMFLFGLLFVTPFSIQPIMETDFAGFTTNTYLVIGFVVLFTTFTTYLLNLYALNHVMPSVTSSYIYLQPVISFAMVSIYAFVLMKEEYAQDINLVKILSCFMVVVGVYIISKPPKNLA; from the coding sequence TTGAACGCGAACATCTACAAGGCCCATTTTGCACTTTTTGGCGCAAATGTTATTTACGGCCTCAATTATATTATTGCCAAAGGCATTATGCCTCATAAAATTAGCCCAACGGCTTTTGTATTTATCCGTTTGGCTTGCTGTGTTGTGCTATTTTGGGCACTTAAATTTATGTTTGTAAAAGAGAAAGTAGAACGTAAAGATTTTTTACGCTTGGCACTTTGTGGTTTACTTGGTGCAGCGGCCAATATGCTGTTTTTCTTTCATGGCATTAATAAAACCTCGCCGGTAGATGCCTCTATTATTATGACAGTTACGCCTGTTTTAGTTTTTATTTTTAGTTTTTTCATTCTGAAGGAACGCATGACGAAGAACAAATTTATAGGCACCGTAATTGCCGGTATTGCCGCCATTTTTCTTATTGCTTATGGTAATAAATCTGAAGGCACAAGCTCACTACTCGGTAATTTTTTGGTGTTTTGTAATGCTGCCTCCTATGGTCTTTACTTAGTTGTTGCAAAAACCCTAATGCGAAAATATAATGCCCTAACCGTTATTTGTTGGATGTTTTTGTTTGGTTTACTTTTTGTTACACCGTTTTCTATTCAACCTATAATGGAAACTGATTTTGCGGGTTTTACAACCAATACGTATTTAGTTATTGGTTTTGTGGTATTGTTTACCACGTTCACTACCTATTTACTTAATTTGTATGCGCTAAACCACGTTATGCCATCGGTAACGAGTAGCTATATTTATTTACAACCCGTAATTAGTTTTGCTATGGTAAGTATTTATGCTTTTGTATTAATGAAAGAAGAATACGCACAAGATATTAACCTGGTTAAAATACTAAGTTGCTTTATGGTTGTTGTTGGCGTTTACATTATTAGCAAACCGCCTAAAAATCTAGCATAA
- a CDS encoding class I tRNA ligase family protein has translation MIYDFNKIEEKWQKYWATNQTFKAENQSEKPKYYVLDMFPYPSGAGLHVGHPLGYIASDIYARYKRHQGFNVLHPQGYDSFGLPAEQYAIQTGQHPAVTTADNIKTYRRQLDQIGFSFDWSREVRTSDPQYYKWTQWIFIQLFNSWYNNDTNKAEDISTLENIFASEGNANVNAVCDDNIAPFTAEAWQGFSSEDKQKVLLQYRLTYLAETEVNWCPALGTVLANDEIVNGVSERGGHPVLRKKMTQWSMRISAYAERLLQGLNTIDWTDSLKESQRNWIGKSVGASVTFNVKDSDAVIDVFTTRPDTIFGVSFMTLAPEHELVAQLTTPAKS, from the coding sequence ATGATATACGATTTCAATAAAATCGAAGAAAAGTGGCAGAAATATTGGGCAACAAACCAAACTTTTAAAGCCGAAAACCAAAGCGAAAAACCAAAATATTATGTGTTAGATATGTTTCCTTACCCAAGTGGAGCAGGCTTACACGTTGGGCATCCGTTAGGTTATATCGCATCCGATATTTATGCGCGTTACAAACGTCACCAAGGTTTTAATGTATTGCATCCGCAAGGGTACGATAGTTTTGGTTTACCTGCCGAGCAATACGCGATCCAAACGGGGCAACATCCTGCAGTTACTACGGCTGATAATATTAAAACATACCGTCGCCAATTGGATCAAATTGGATTTTCTTTCGATTGGTCTCGTGAGGTACGTACTTCAGATCCGCAATATTACAAGTGGACCCAATGGATTTTTATTCAATTATTCAACTCTTGGTACAATAACGATACTAATAAAGCTGAAGATATTTCTACTTTAGAAAATATTTTTGCCTCAGAAGGTAATGCGAATGTAAATGCTGTTTGCGATGATAACATTGCGCCTTTTACAGCAGAAGCTTGGCAAGGATTTTCTTCGGAAGATAAGCAAAAAGTATTACTTCAATATAGATTAACATATTTAGCCGAAACGGAAGTAAACTGGTGCCCAGCATTAGGAACCGTTTTAGCAAACGATGAAATAGTAAACGGAGTGTCCGAACGTGGTGGTCACCCGGTTTTGCGTAAAAAAATGACCCAATGGAGTATGCGGATTTCTGCTTATGCAGAGCGTTTACTTCAAGGTTTAAATACTATTGATTGGACAGATTCTTTAAAGGAAAGTCAGCGTAACTGGATTGGGAAATCGGTTGGAGCTTCTGTTACCTTTAATGTGAAGGATAGCGATGCTGTTATCGATGTGTTTACAACAAGACCAGATACTATTTTTGGTGTAAGCTTCATGACGCTAGCTCCAGAACACGAACTAGTAGCACAATTAACAACACCAGCAAAAAGCTGA
- a CDS encoding class I tRNA ligase family protein, translating into MADVKTISGAFTGAYAEHPFTKEPIPVWIGDYVLAGYGTGAVMSVPCGDERDYAFANHFNIPIINIFDGADISEAAFTDKEKTVIGNSDFLNGMNYKKATKRAIFELEKIGQGEGKTNYRLRDAVFSRQRYWGEPFPVYYVKGMPQMIDAAHLPIKLPEVEKYLPTETGEPPLGNATVWAWDTNKNEVVSNHLIDNETIHSLELNTMPGWAGSSWYFNRYMDSTNTDEFASKEAMDYWKDVDLYIGGSEHATGHLLYSRFWQKFLFDKGVVPVDEFAKKLINQGMILGTSAFVYRVVALTSDANDFQKTTNIYVSKSLREEIISEKKQEDNFVFDLAKKELKKSLDEDSYQKLIGIVFNKIHVKVEYVNASDELDIEGLKSDNEFGEDYKDAIFIGEKGEIIEVGNDVYKVGREVEKMSKSKYNVVNPDDIVSDYGADSLRLYEMFLGPLEQYKPWNTAGITGVHNFLKKLWKLYVDDNGLKVSDQAATKDALKTLHKTIKKVQEDIENFSFNTSVSTFMIAVNELTTQKCTSKAVLEPLLVLLSPYAPHIAEELWNQLGNSESISTAAFPEFDASHLVESSKNYPISFNGKMRFTLEFPMDMSKDEIEKTVLAHEKTQEQLAGRTPKKVIVVPGKIVNIVG; encoded by the coding sequence ATGGCCGATGTAAAAACCATTTCTGGTGCATTTACTGGGGCTTATGCCGAGCATCCGTTTACTAAAGAGCCAATTCCGGTTTGGATTGGCGATTACGTTTTAGCGGGTTACGGTACAGGAGCCGTAATGTCTGTACCTTGCGGAGATGAAAGAGATTACGCTTTCGCGAATCATTTCAATATTCCAATTATTAATATTTTTGATGGTGCCGATATTTCGGAAGCAGCGTTTACAGATAAAGAAAAAACCGTTATCGGGAACAGTGATTTCCTTAACGGCATGAACTATAAAAAAGCGACCAAACGTGCTATTTTCGAATTAGAAAAAATAGGACAAGGTGAAGGTAAAACCAATTACCGTTTGCGCGATGCTGTATTTAGTCGCCAAAGGTATTGGGGCGAGCCATTTCCGGTATATTACGTAAAAGGTATGCCTCAAATGATTGATGCTGCGCATTTACCTATTAAGTTACCCGAAGTAGAAAAATATTTACCAACTGAAACCGGCGAGCCACCATTAGGTAATGCTACAGTTTGGGCTTGGGATACTAATAAAAATGAAGTGGTTTCTAACCATTTAATCGATAATGAAACCATCCATTCGTTAGAACTAAACACCATGCCAGGTTGGGCAGGTAGTTCTTGGTATTTTAACCGCTACATGGATTCTACAAACACCGATGAATTCGCGAGTAAAGAAGCGATGGACTACTGGAAAGATGTGGATTTATACATTGGCGGAAGCGAGCATGCTACAGGACATTTATTGTATTCTCGTTTTTGGCAAAAATTCTTGTTCGATAAAGGGGTTGTGCCTGTTGATGAGTTTGCTAAAAAACTGATTAATCAAGGGATGATTTTGGGGACTAGTGCTTTTGTGTATAGAGTAGTTGCGCTTACTTCAGACGCAAATGATTTTCAAAAAACAACCAATATATATGTTTCTAAGTCTTTAAGAGAAGAGATTATTTCAGAAAAGAAACAAGAAGATAATTTTGTTTTTGATTTAGCTAAAAAGGAGTTGAAAAAATCTTTAGATGAAGATAGTTATCAAAAATTAATTGGAATTGTATTTAATAAAATTCACGTTAAAGTAGAGTATGTAAATGCTTCAGATGAATTAGATATTGAGGGGCTGAAATCGGATAATGAATTTGGAGAGGATTACAAGGATGCTATTTTCATAGGTGAAAAAGGTGAGATAATTGAAGTAGGTAATGACGTTTATAAAGTAGGTCGCGAAGTCGAAAAAATGTCAAAATCTAAATACAACGTTGTCAATCCAGACGATATTGTTTCAGATTACGGCGCAGACAGCCTTCGTTTATACGAAATGTTCCTTGGGCCATTAGAGCAATACAAGCCATGGAATACAGCCGGAATTACAGGCGTGCACAACTTCCTTAAAAAACTATGGAAATTGTATGTCGATGATAACGGATTGAAAGTTTCAGACCAAGCAGCAACAAAAGATGCTTTAAAAACACTTCATAAAACTATTAAAAAGGTTCAAGAAGATATCGAGAATTTCTCGTTCAATACATCGGTTTCAACGTTCATGATTGCTGTAAACGAGTTAACAACTCAAAAGTGTACGTCTAAAGCTGTTTTAGAACCACTTTTAGTGTTGTTGTCGCCTTACGCGCCACATATTGCAGAAGAATTATGGAATCAACTAGGGAATAGCGAATCTATTTCTACTGCGGCTTTCCCAGAGTTCGATGCGAGCCACTTGGTAGAAAGCAGTAAAAACTATCCAATTTCTTTTAACGGAAAAATGCGTTTTACTTTGGAGTTTCCAATGGATATGAGTAAAGACGAGATAGAAAAAACTGTTTTAGCTCACGAAAAAACACAAGAGCAACTTGCAGGCCGTACCCCTAAAAAGGTTATTGTTGTGCCAGGTAAAATTGTAAATATTGTTGGCTAA
- a CDS encoding SemiSWEET family sugar transporter, with the protein MFEIQPMEIVGLVAATLTTASFVPQVYKAYKTKDVEGVSLTMFLAMFVGVLLWLVYGFYLKSLSMVIANIITSVLCLMILVLKIKHRKKS; encoded by the coding sequence ATGTTCGAAATTCAACCCATGGAAATAGTAGGTTTGGTTGCAGCCACTTTAACTACTGCATCATTTGTTCCGCAGGTCTATAAAGCCTATAAAACTAAAGATGTAGAAGGAGTGTCATTAACCATGTTTTTAGCCATGTTTGTTGGTGTGTTGCTTTGGTTGGTTTATGGGTTTTACTTAAAAAGCTTGTCGATGGTTATCGCTAATATTATTACCTCGGTACTTTGCTTAATGATTTTAGTTCTTAAAATTAAACATAGAAAAAAATCATAA